A window of the Deferrivibrio essentukiensis genome harbors these coding sequences:
- the selB gene encoding selenocysteine-specific translation elongation factor, protein MGKNIIIGTAGHIDHGKSSLVKALTGTDPDRLKEEKNRGITIDLGYAGFELDNHLISFIDVPGHESFVKNMIAGATSFDIGLIVVDAQEKIKAQTIEHTNIIKSIGIEQIIVVITKSDLLDSQTLDKNVSEIRDFFIGYNFKTIDFIPVSIFNEESLKKLKKIILEHAKIFKSDNENKPFYYRIDRVFHKKGFGTIVTGSCLFGKISIGDELNLYPQNISVKIKNINVHGKAVNVGKAHQRLALNITGIEAGKVERGNILYFKDSYKPFKEYYCKIIIFDKIDKEFVLKTNKTYHVFIGATHVDAKIILFGNKNVKNGESAFCKIVFQTEYPAFTGETFLIRGLEPTTTVCAGKIIAPSLGIKNKIIHEALLKENVKDTIEHIFSNIDKGLYFYTKTQYFDFEVDNILKELKILSFDNLKIDAKLISKWLGIVKNKLKESDNIDISSVIPETYLGNKKLFAVIKNLLETKVLNESFKINNFTIEKKNDSPLEILAGKVLQEIQKDITLSNKTLIAERMNITLDDANNAIKILSNRDMIKKLADNVYVAKTTYDKFIEDAKKLALKDGYVDIKNSKEIINAPRKILVPLLETLDNHPDFIKKENKRYLKSKK, encoded by the coding sequence TTGGGCAAAAATATAATTATCGGCACAGCCGGACATATTGACCACGGCAAATCATCACTTGTCAAAGCTCTTACAGGTACAGATCCGGACAGACTTAAAGAAGAAAAAAACAGAGGTATCACCATCGATTTGGGGTATGCCGGTTTTGAATTGGATAACCATTTGATATCATTTATCGATGTGCCGGGTCATGAAAGCTTTGTTAAAAACATGATAGCAGGTGCTACAAGCTTTGATATAGGATTAATAGTTGTAGATGCACAGGAAAAAATTAAAGCTCAAACAATAGAACATACAAACATAATCAAGTCGATTGGTATCGAACAAATAATTGTGGTAATCACAAAGTCAGATCTCTTAGACAGTCAAACCTTAGACAAAAATGTGTCTGAAATTAGGGATTTTTTTATCGGTTATAATTTTAAAACAATTGACTTTATCCCTGTAAGCATTTTCAATGAAGAGAGTTTGAAAAAACTTAAAAAAATAATTTTAGAACATGCTAAAATTTTCAAATCGGATAATGAAAACAAGCCCTTTTATTATCGCATTGACAGGGTATTTCATAAAAAAGGTTTTGGCACTATTGTAACGGGCAGCTGCTTATTCGGAAAAATAAGTATCGGAGATGAACTTAACCTATACCCTCAAAATATTAGCGTAAAAATTAAAAATATAAACGTACACGGCAAAGCAGTTAATGTCGGCAAAGCTCACCAAAGATTAGCTCTCAATATTACCGGGATTGAAGCAGGCAAAGTTGAAAGGGGGAATATTTTATATTTTAAAGATTCATATAAACCTTTCAAAGAGTACTACTGCAAAATTATAATCTTTGACAAAATAGACAAAGAATTTGTCCTTAAAACAAACAAAACTTATCATGTATTTATTGGGGCAACACACGTCGATGCAAAAATTATCCTTTTCGGTAATAAAAATGTTAAAAATGGTGAGTCAGCATTCTGCAAAATAGTCTTTCAAACCGAGTATCCGGCATTTACAGGTGAGACATTTCTTATAAGAGGGCTTGAGCCTACCACTACCGTTTGTGCAGGTAAAATTATTGCCCCTTCACTCGGCATAAAAAATAAGATTATCCACGAAGCTCTTCTCAAAGAAAACGTAAAAGACACAATTGAGCATATATTTAGTAATATTGATAAGGGGTTATACTTTTATACCAAAACGCAATACTTTGATTTTGAAGTTGACAATATTTTAAAAGAGCTAAAAATACTTTCATTTGACAACCTTAAAATTGATGCAAAACTCATCTCAAAATGGTTAGGTATAGTAAAAAATAAGCTCAAGGAATCAGACAATATTGATATTTCATCAGTAATACCAGAAACTTATTTGGGGAATAAAAAGCTTTTTGCCGTAATAAAAAATCTTCTTGAAACTAAAGTCCTAAACGAAAGTTTTAAAATTAATAATTTTACGATAGAGAAAAAAAATGATTCACCATTAGAGATATTAGCCGGCAAGGTATTACAGGAAATACAAAAAGATATTACCCTCTCCAATAAGACACTCATTGCCGAAAGGATGAATATCACTTTAGATGATGCTAACAATGCAATAAAAATACTTTCCAATAGAGATATGATAAAAAAATTAGCAGATAATGTCTATGTCGCAAAAACAACATATGATAAATTTATTGAAGACGCTAAAAAACTTGCCTTAAAAGATGGATACGTTGACATAAAAAACTCAAAAGAGATTATAAACGCCCCAAGAAAAATCCTTGTCCCGCTCCTTGAAACTCTGGACAATCACCCCGACTTTATTAAAAAAGAGAATAAACGGTATTTAAAAAGTAAAAAATAA